From a single Cydia strobilella chromosome 17, ilCydStro3.1, whole genome shotgun sequence genomic region:
- the LOC134748814 gene encoding tyrosine--tRNA ligase, cytoplasmic, with protein sequence MASWEDKKILITRNLQEVLGDEKLTEIIKQRDLKIYWGTATTGRPHVAYFVPMSKIADFLKAGCEVTILFADLHAYLDNMKAPWDLLALRTQYYEAAIKAMLTSIGVPLDKLKFVRGTEYQLNKEYTLDVYRMSSVITEHDAKKAGAEVVKQVDHPLLSGLLYPGLQALDEEYLKVDAQFGGVDQRKIFTLAEKYLPQLGYAKRVHLMNPMVPGLTGGKMSASEEDSKIDLLDDPSNVKKKLKKAFCEPGNITDNGVLSFTKYVVFPLMKPGETFKISRAAEYGGDVEYTNFEDLEAAFAKQDIHPGDLKASVEQAINRLLAPVQKIFKDPKLQELTKKAYPLPSKVKGKGNAESDEVTPSRLDIRVGRIVEVSKHPDADALYVEKIDVGEGEPRAIVSGLVNFVPIEEMQNRDVVVLCNLKPAKMRGVESKGMVLCASVDEPKQVEPLLPPEASKPGDRIVVEGYETGEPDEVLNPKKKVWEKLQVDLKTNASLLATWQGNKLISKLNGNPTTTKSMKNAPIK encoded by the coding sequence ATGGCATCTTGGGAAGACAAGAAAATTCTCATCACTAGAAATTTGCAGGAAGTACTAGGAGATGAAAAACTTACAGAAATTATAAAGCAAAGGGATTTAAAAATCTACTGGGGCACTGCTACTACAGGTAGACCTCATGTTGCTTACTTTGTGCCGATGTCTAAGATCGCAGACTTTTTGAAGGCAGGTTGTGAAGTAACTATTCTTTTTGCTGACCTGCATGCATACTTAGACAATATGAAAGCTCCATGGGACCTGTTGGCCCTCCGCACTCAGTACTATGAGGCAGCAATCAAAGCTATGCTAACTTCAATTGGTGTGCCATTAGATAAGTTAAAGTTTGTTAGGGGCACTGAATATCAGCTGAATAAGGAATACACACTAGATGTGTACCGTATGTCATCTGTCATTACTGAGCATGATGCAAAAAAAGCTGGCGCTGAAGTGGTCAAGCAAGTAGACCATCCCTTGTTAAGTGGTCTCTTGTACCCGGGACTCCAAGCATTGGACGAAGAATACTTGAAGGTAGATGCTCAGTTTGGTGGAGTTGATCagagaaaaatatttactttggcGGAGAAATATCTTCCTCAACTTGGATATGCTAAGAGGGTTCATCTTATGAACCCCATGGTGCCTGGTTTAACAGGGGGAAAAATGTCTGCATCCGAAGAGGATAGCAAGATTGATCTCTTGGATGATCCTTCAAATGTAAAGAAAAAGCTTAAAAAGGCCTTCTGTGAACCTGGCAACATTACAGACAATGGAGTACTTTCTTTTACCAAGTATGTAGTCTTCCCACTGATGAAACCAGGTGagacttttaaaataagtagaGCAGCGGAATATGGTGGTGATGTAGAATACACTAATTTTGAGGATCTCGAAGCAGCATTTGCCAAGCAAGACATTCATCCAGGTGACCTGAAAGCTTCTGTCGAACAAGCTATTAATAGGCTTCTGGCCCcagttcaaaaaatatttaaggatCCCAAGCTACAAGAGCTTACAAAGAAAGCCTACCCACTTCCATCAAAAGTAAAAGGTAAAGGTAATGCTGAAAGTGATGAAGTTACACCATCAAGGCTTGATATAAGAGTTGGGCGTATTGTTGAAGTGTCTAAACATCCTGATGCTGATGCCCTTTATGTTGAGAAGATTGATGTAGGTGAGGGAGAACCAAGAGCTATTGTATCTGGCCTGGTTAATTTTGTGCCTATTGAGGAGATGCAAAATAGGGATGTTGTTGTTTTATGCAACTTGAAGCCTGCCAAAATGAGGGGTGTGGAAAGTAAAGGTATGGTGCTGTGTGCTTCTGTTGATGAGCCAAAGCAAGTGGAGCCGTTGTTACCTCCAGAAGCCAGTAAACCGGGTGATAGGATTGTTGTGGAGGGCTATGAAACTGGTGAACCAGATGAGGTACTGAACCCCAAGAAAAAAGTCTGGGAAAAGTTACAAGTTGATCTTAAGACAAATGCTAGCCTCTTAGCCACTTGGCAGGGAAATAAACTTATAAGTAAACTTAATGGAAATCCAACAACTacaaagtctatgaaaaatgCTCCAATTAAGTAA